A DNA window from Hemibagrus wyckioides isolate EC202008001 linkage group LG11, SWU_Hwy_1.0, whole genome shotgun sequence contains the following coding sequences:
- the nipa2 gene encoding magnesium transporter NIPA2 isoform X2 → MAQERGRFDFYIGLALAISSSLFIGGSFILKKKGLLRLARKGSMRAGQGGHAYLKEWLWWAGLLSMGAGEAANFAAYAFAPATLVTPLGALSVLVSAVLSSYFLTERLNLHGKLGCLLSVLGSTTMVIHAPQEEEIDSLKDMAEKLMDPGFVVFATFVIIVALIFICVVGPRHGQTNILVYITICSVIGSLSVSCVKGLGIAIKEVISGQPVFRNPLSWLLLVSLVVCVSTQINYLNKALDIFNTSLVTPIYYVFFTTSVLTCSAILFKEWEHMGYDDVIGTLSGFFTIIVGIFLLHAFKDINVSLAMLAISIRKEERNGTVANGVGVHAHSPYELLRDEEAVDLEDREMTTTFDNVSRRNGGIAAS, encoded by the exons ATGGCTCAGGAGCGAGGCAGATTCGACTTCTACATCGGCCTGGCTTTGGCCATCAGCTCCAGTTTGTTTATCGGTGGAAGTTTCATCCTGAAGAAGAAGGGACTGCTGAGACTCGCCCGGAAAGGCTCCATGCGAGCAG gtCAAGGTGGTCACGCGTATCTAAAAGAATGGCTTTGGTGGGCGGGGCTTTTATCGA tgggtgcTGGTGAAGCTGCAAATTTCGCAGCTTATGCGTTTGCCCCTGCGACACTCGTCACTCCGCTCGGGGCTCTCAGCGTGCTCGTcag CGCCGTGCTCTCCTCCTACTTCCTGACGGAGAGGCTGAACCTGCACGGGAAGCTGGGATGTCTCCTCAGCGTGCTCGGCTCCACCACCATGGTGATCCACGCGCCGCAGGAGGAGGAGATCGACAGCCTCAAAGACATGGCCGAGAAACTGATGGACCCAG GCTTCGTCGTCTTCGCCACGTTCGTCATCATCGTGGCTCTGATCTTCATCTGCGTGGTCGGTCCACGTCACGGCCAGACCAACATCCTGGTGTACATCACCATCTGCTCGGTGATCggctctctgtctgtgtcctgCGTGAAGGGTCTGGGGATCGCCATCAAGGAGGTGATCTCTGGTCAGCCCGTGTTCCGTAACCCTTTATCCTGGCTGCTGCTGGTGAGCTTGGTGGTGTGCGTCAGCACTCAGATCAACTACCTGAACAAAGCCCTGGACATCTTTAACACCTCCCTGGTCACGCCCATTTACTACGTCTTCTTCACCACCTCAGTGCTCACGTGTTCCGCCATCCTCTTCAAGGAGTGGGAGCACATGGGCTACGACGACGTCATCGGGACACTGAGCGGCTTCTTCACCATCATCGTGGGCATTTTCCTGCTGCACGCCTTCAAGGACATCAACGTCAGTCTGGCCATGCTGGCCATCAGCATCAGGAAGGAAGAGCGCAACGGGACGGTGGCCAACGGCGTCGGGGTGCACGCTCACTCCCCCTACGAGCTCCTCCGGGACGAGGAGGCGGTGGATTTAGAGGACAGAGAGATGACCACTACGTTCGATAACGTCTCCAGGAGAAACGGCGGCATAGCCGCGTCTTAG
- the nipa2 gene encoding magnesium transporter NIPA2 isoform X1, with translation MNETALGDTCDVCKVCYGNGVVSGLGCSGGGRFLCSLLNVTEDHVFAMAQERGRFDFYIGLALAISSSLFIGGSFILKKKGLLRLARKGSMRAGQGGHAYLKEWLWWAGLLSMGAGEAANFAAYAFAPATLVTPLGALSVLVSAVLSSYFLTERLNLHGKLGCLLSVLGSTTMVIHAPQEEEIDSLKDMAEKLMDPGFVVFATFVIIVALIFICVVGPRHGQTNILVYITICSVIGSLSVSCVKGLGIAIKEVISGQPVFRNPLSWLLLVSLVVCVSTQINYLNKALDIFNTSLVTPIYYVFFTTSVLTCSAILFKEWEHMGYDDVIGTLSGFFTIIVGIFLLHAFKDINVSLAMLAISIRKEERNGTVANGVGVHAHSPYELLRDEEAVDLEDREMTTTFDNVSRRNGGIAAS, from the exons ATGAATGAAACAGCTCTAGGGGACACGTGCGATGTTTGTAAAGTTTGCTATGGAAACG gtgtTGTATCCGGACTCGGCTGCTCCGGAGGAGGACGGTTCCTGTGCTCGCTGCTCAATGTGACAGAGGATCACGTCTTCGCCATGGCTCAGGAGCGAGGCAGATTCGACTTCTACATCGGCCTGGCTTTGGCCATCAGCTCCAGTTTGTTTATCGGTGGAAGTTTCATCCTGAAGAAGAAGGGACTGCTGAGACTCGCCCGGAAAGGCTCCATGCGAGCAG gtCAAGGTGGTCACGCGTATCTAAAAGAATGGCTTTGGTGGGCGGGGCTTTTATCGA tgggtgcTGGTGAAGCTGCAAATTTCGCAGCTTATGCGTTTGCCCCTGCGACACTCGTCACTCCGCTCGGGGCTCTCAGCGTGCTCGTcag CGCCGTGCTCTCCTCCTACTTCCTGACGGAGAGGCTGAACCTGCACGGGAAGCTGGGATGTCTCCTCAGCGTGCTCGGCTCCACCACCATGGTGATCCACGCGCCGCAGGAGGAGGAGATCGACAGCCTCAAAGACATGGCCGAGAAACTGATGGACCCAG GCTTCGTCGTCTTCGCCACGTTCGTCATCATCGTGGCTCTGATCTTCATCTGCGTGGTCGGTCCACGTCACGGCCAGACCAACATCCTGGTGTACATCACCATCTGCTCGGTGATCggctctctgtctgtgtcctgCGTGAAGGGTCTGGGGATCGCCATCAAGGAGGTGATCTCTGGTCAGCCCGTGTTCCGTAACCCTTTATCCTGGCTGCTGCTGGTGAGCTTGGTGGTGTGCGTCAGCACTCAGATCAACTACCTGAACAAAGCCCTGGACATCTTTAACACCTCCCTGGTCACGCCCATTTACTACGTCTTCTTCACCACCTCAGTGCTCACGTGTTCCGCCATCCTCTTCAAGGAGTGGGAGCACATGGGCTACGACGACGTCATCGGGACACTGAGCGGCTTCTTCACCATCATCGTGGGCATTTTCCTGCTGCACGCCTTCAAGGACATCAACGTCAGTCTGGCCATGCTGGCCATCAGCATCAGGAAGGAAGAGCGCAACGGGACGGTGGCCAACGGCGTCGGGGTGCACGCTCACTCCCCCTACGAGCTCCTCCGGGACGAGGAGGCGGTGGATTTAGAGGACAGAGAGATGACCACTACGTTCGATAACGTCTCCAGGAGAAACGGCGGCATAGCCGCGTCTTAG